Proteins from a single region of Haloterrigena turkmenica DSM 5511:
- a CDS encoding FAD-dependent oxidoreductase yields the protein MNSRSTHPDVLVIGGGATGTGLARDLALRGVDVTLAERDGLSAGASGRSHGLLHSGARYAESDPEGARECLEENRILRDIGGACVRETRGLFVQLAEDDPDYFEAKRAACEDVGISVDVIGGETARDAVPGLSDEVERAMWVPDAVVVPSRLVAANAAAARDRGADILPHAPVTDMTVDDGRIASVSLGGDAGRTIEPTYVVNATGAHAGRTAAMAGVTVPMRPTRGVMVSVDYDGLEPVLNRCRDPADGDIVVPHEDEAVLGTTSVPVDDPDDYERADWEVERTIEECATILPAATEAERIRTWWGVRPLYEPEEDARGGRGISRGFHLLDHAADGSDESSPPALGSDGVDNFASIVGGKLTTYRRMAEATADLVCERLGVDAESTTATTELPGASEPSTLDEYVREFDGQGPTDADLVGAGR from the coding sequence ATGAACAGTCGATCGACCCATCCGGACGTCCTCGTCATCGGCGGCGGCGCGACCGGCACGGGACTCGCCAGGGACCTCGCGCTGCGGGGCGTAGACGTGACGCTGGCCGAACGCGACGGGCTCTCGGCGGGCGCCTCCGGGCGCTCGCACGGCCTGCTGCACAGCGGCGCCCGCTACGCCGAGAGCGATCCCGAGGGCGCCCGCGAGTGCCTCGAGGAGAATCGCATCCTCCGCGATATCGGCGGCGCGTGCGTCCGCGAGACCCGCGGGCTGTTCGTCCAGTTGGCCGAGGACGATCCGGACTACTTCGAGGCAAAGCGCGCGGCCTGCGAGGACGTCGGAATTTCGGTCGACGTGATCGGCGGCGAGACGGCTCGAGACGCGGTTCCGGGACTCAGCGACGAGGTCGAACGCGCGATGTGGGTCCCCGACGCGGTCGTCGTCCCGTCGCGGCTGGTCGCGGCCAACGCGGCGGCCGCACGCGACCGCGGCGCCGACATCCTGCCGCACGCGCCCGTCACCGACATGACCGTCGACGACGGCCGAATCGCGTCGGTCTCGCTCGGCGGCGACGCCGGGAGGACCATCGAACCGACCTACGTCGTGAACGCGACGGGCGCCCACGCCGGCCGAACCGCGGCGATGGCCGGCGTCACCGTTCCGATGCGCCCGACGCGGGGCGTCATGGTCTCGGTCGACTACGACGGCCTCGAGCCCGTGCTCAACCGCTGTCGCGATCCGGCAGACGGCGACATCGTCGTCCCCCACGAGGACGAGGCCGTGCTGGGAACGACGAGCGTTCCGGTCGACGATCCGGACGACTACGAGCGGGCCGACTGGGAGGTCGAGCGAACGATCGAGGAGTGTGCGACGATCCTCCCGGCCGCCACCGAGGCGGAACGGATCCGGACGTGGTGGGGCGTGCGGCCGCTGTACGAACCCGAGGAGGACGCTCGAGGCGGGCGCGGGATTTCGCGGGGCTTCCATCTGCTCGATCACGCCGCCGACGGGAGCGATGAATCGTCCCCACCGGCGCTGGGGTCCGACGGCGTCGACAACTTCGCCAGCATCGTCGGCGGAAAGCTGACGACCTACCGTCGGATGGCCGAGGCGACCGCGGATCTCGTCTGCGAACGACTGGGCGTCGACGCCGAGTCGACCACGGCGACGACCGAACTCCCGGGCGCGTCGGAGCCGTCGACGCTCGACGAGTACGTTCGCGAGTTCGACGGGCAGGGGCCGACGGACGCGGATCTCGTCGGCGCCGGTCGCTGA
- a CDS encoding ABC transporter ATP-binding protein, giving the protein MGAIRVDGLGKSYGAVEAVADMSFTVECGELYGFLGPNGAGKTTTIRTLTGQIQPDAGTVRVLETDPATEPTETRERVGILPEQQSPPSFLTPREYLEFVGDVRNLDSDRVAERTADWAQRLGFENKLDTLHTDLSRGQQQKVMITQAFLHEPDVVFIDEPLANLDPLVQEQVKRFLVSYAAGDNAVFVSTHNIDVAEEICTRVGIVADGRIVTERSLSGDGGVEDGEHDSDESLLEVFLERVEREDARDLPSLERIDA; this is encoded by the coding sequence ATGGGTGCAATTCGGGTAGACGGACTGGGCAAGTCCTACGGAGCCGTCGAGGCGGTGGCCGACATGAGCTTCACCGTCGAGTGCGGGGAGTTGTACGGGTTTCTCGGCCCGAACGGTGCCGGGAAGACGACCACGATCCGGACGCTGACGGGCCAGATACAGCCGGACGCGGGGACGGTTCGGGTTCTCGAGACCGATCCGGCGACCGAGCCGACCGAGACCCGGGAACGAGTCGGGATCCTGCCGGAGCAACAGTCGCCGCCGAGTTTCCTCACGCCGCGCGAGTACCTCGAGTTCGTCGGCGACGTCCGCAACCTCGATTCCGACCGGGTCGCCGAGCGGACGGCCGACTGGGCTCAGCGCCTGGGTTTCGAGAACAAACTCGACACGCTGCACACGGACCTCTCACGGGGCCAACAGCAGAAGGTAATGATCACGCAGGCGTTCCTCCACGAGCCCGACGTGGTCTTCATCGACGAGCCGCTGGCGAACCTCGACCCGCTGGTCCAGGAGCAGGTCAAGCGGTTTCTCGTCTCCTACGCCGCCGGCGACAACGCCGTCTTCGTCTCAACGCACAACATCGACGTCGCCGAGGAGATCTGTACGCGGGTCGGCATCGTCGCCGACGGTCGGATCGTGACCGAGCGGTCGCTCAGCGGAGACGGCGGCGTTGAGGACGGCGAGCACGACAGCGACGAATCGCTACTCGAGGTGTTCCTCGAGCGTGTCGAACGCGAGGACGCCCGAGACCTGCCCTCGCTCGAGCGGATCGACGCATGA
- a CDS encoding hydroxysqualene dehydroxylase encodes MPDVAVLGGGIGGLTAAQELAERGLEVTVFEATDRFGGKARSIPIDDGPTPLHGEHGFRFFPAFYRHVIDTMDRIPDGDGTVADNLVETEATLVASTTGPGRIAETRTPDTVRGWLEALRPAFAEDLPADDVRFLLERLLYFLSACERRRIEEFDDISWWEFIDAENRSQALRDRLAYATQALVALRPQVGSARTIGTIYLQLLFGQLDPTRPTERVLNAPTSEAWIDPWVRHLESLGVEFRPNAPIRRLEADGRRVTDAVVGSERDSGGDAAERIEADDYVLAVPVDVAPQLLTPELTRTAPALGRIERLDTAWMNGIQFYLTEDVALSRGHQVYADAPWALTSISQRQFWSGSEYDLEDRDDEVAGVLSVIASDWETPGILYEKPARRCSREEIAAEVWEQLKTHLNGSDERLRDEMLVDWFLDPAIVETSVASETQREDGDAVVTGVENRSPLLINTVGSLRNRPPADVGVPNLALAGDYVRTNSDLASMESANEAGRRAANAVLERRGVRASPARIWDLEEPVVFDPLKREDRVRYRLGLPHPAEVTQSLRTVTRGLVGGR; translated from the coding sequence ATGCCAGACGTTGCCGTACTCGGCGGCGGAATCGGCGGTCTCACCGCGGCCCAGGAACTCGCTGAGCGGGGGCTCGAGGTGACCGTCTTCGAGGCCACTGACCGCTTCGGCGGCAAGGCACGGTCGATTCCGATCGACGACGGGCCGACGCCGTTGCACGGCGAACACGGCTTCCGGTTTTTCCCCGCGTTCTACCGCCACGTCATCGACACGATGGACCGCATCCCGGACGGCGACGGCACCGTCGCGGACAACCTCGTCGAGACCGAAGCAACCCTCGTCGCGAGCACGACCGGACCGGGGCGGATCGCCGAGACCCGAACGCCGGACACGGTACGGGGCTGGCTCGAGGCGCTGCGCCCGGCGTTCGCCGAGGACCTGCCCGCCGACGACGTCCGCTTTCTGCTCGAGCGGCTCCTGTACTTCCTGTCCGCCTGCGAGCGGCGTCGAATCGAGGAGTTCGACGACATCTCGTGGTGGGAGTTCATCGACGCCGAGAACCGCTCGCAGGCGCTTCGCGACCGGCTCGCCTACGCGACGCAGGCGCTCGTCGCGTTGCGGCCGCAGGTCGGCAGCGCCAGGACGATCGGCACGATCTACCTGCAGTTGCTGTTCGGCCAACTCGATCCGACCCGCCCCACCGAGCGGGTGCTGAACGCGCCGACCAGCGAGGCCTGGATCGACCCGTGGGTACGCCATCTCGAGTCCCTCGGCGTCGAATTTCGGCCGAACGCGCCGATTCGGCGACTCGAGGCCGACGGTCGCCGCGTCACCGACGCCGTCGTCGGCTCCGAGCGCGACTCCGGTGGAGACGCCGCCGAGCGGATCGAGGCCGACGACTACGTCCTCGCCGTTCCCGTCGATGTCGCACCTCAGCTGCTCACCCCCGAACTGACGCGAACCGCGCCCGCACTCGGTCGGATCGAGCGCCTCGACACCGCCTGGATGAACGGGATTCAGTTCTACCTGACCGAAGACGTCGCGCTGTCGCGGGGCCACCAGGTCTACGCCGACGCCCCGTGGGCGCTGACGTCGATCTCGCAGCGCCAGTTCTGGTCGGGTTCGGAGTACGACCTTGAGGACCGCGACGACGAGGTCGCGGGCGTCCTCTCGGTGATCGCCTCCGACTGGGAGACGCCGGGGATCCTGTACGAAAAGCCAGCCAGACGGTGCAGCCGTGAGGAGATCGCCGCGGAGGTCTGGGAACAGCTGAAAACCCACCTGAACGGCTCCGACGAGCGGCTGCGAGACGAGATGCTCGTCGACTGGTTCCTCGATCCGGCGATCGTCGAGACCAGCGTTGCGTCGGAGACGCAACGGGAAGACGGCGACGCCGTCGTCACCGGCGTCGAGAATCGCTCGCCGCTGTTGATCAACACCGTCGGCTCGCTGCGAAACCGACCGCCGGCCGACGTCGGTGTTCCGAACCTCGCGCTGGCCGGCGATTACGTCCGAACGAATTCGGATCTGGCCTCCATGGAATCGGCCAACGAGGCCGGTCGCCGCGCGGCCAACGCCGTCCTCGAGCGCCGCGGCGTCCGCGCGTCGCCGGCGCGAATCTGGGATCTCGAGGAACCCGTCGTGTTCGACCCGCTCAAACGGGAGGACCGGGTTCGCTACCGGCTCGGACTCCCGCATCCAGCGGAAGTGACGCAGTCGTTGCGGACGGTCACGCGCGGACTCGTCGGCGGTCGCTGA
- a CDS encoding helix-turn-helix domain-containing protein: MPLEFSSSDDAADLAGVVAVLDDADCREIIAILEAPKTVPEIAEAVDLPLSTTYRKLDRLTDAGLASETVGVRRGRHHASRYVATFDHIGISLDDDHEFRVDIDCSNDQSLGIWSNVREEF, from the coding sequence ATGCCACTCGAGTTCTCATCGTCCGACGACGCCGCCGATCTCGCGGGCGTCGTGGCCGTACTGGACGATGCTGACTGTCGGGAGATCATCGCGATTCTCGAGGCACCCAAGACCGTTCCCGAGATCGCCGAGGCGGTCGATCTCCCCCTCTCGACGACCTATCGCAAACTCGATCGGCTGACCGACGCCGGACTCGCCAGCGAAACCGTCGGCGTTCGGCGGGGCCGCCACCACGCGTCGCGGTACGTGGCGACGTTCGATCACATCGGAATCAGCCTCGACGACGACCACGAGTTCCGGGTCGATATCGACTGTTCGAACGATCAGTCGCTCGGCATCTGGTCGAACGTGCGCGAGGAGTTTTGA
- a CDS encoding cob(I)yrinic acid a,c-diamide adenosyltransferase, translating to MSDETPDSTVENTPGQGRTPEPERIEPAAPEEFGLVQVWWGDGKGKTTATLGMGMRAAGHGYRVHMLQFMKGGASSVDAVRGEYNAIAALPGISYENLGHYGWHGMEDGSDEEDHAAQAQAGLDRAHELLEAAGEADLEAPIGLDAEPEAGMHMLILDEVLYAADRGLLSEDDVHGLIGAKPDGLELVLSGSHAEPAYLEDRADLVTNVRKVKHPIDDGQRARRGTEF from the coding sequence ATGAGCGACGAGACGCCCGACTCGACGGTCGAGAACACGCCGGGGCAGGGACGAACGCCCGAACCGGAACGGATCGAACCCGCGGCTCCCGAGGAGTTCGGCCTCGTACAGGTCTGGTGGGGCGACGGGAAGGGGAAGACGACGGCCACGCTCGGCATGGGGATGCGCGCCGCGGGCCACGGCTACCGCGTCCACATGCTCCAATTTATGAAGGGCGGCGCCTCGAGCGTCGACGCCGTCCGCGGCGAGTACAACGCCATCGCGGCGCTGCCGGGGATCAGTTACGAGAACCTCGGCCACTACGGCTGGCACGGGATGGAAGACGGCAGCGACGAGGAAGACCACGCGGCCCAGGCCCAGGCGGGCCTCGACCGCGCTCACGAGTTACTCGAGGCGGCCGGGGAGGCCGATCTCGAGGCCCCGATCGGCCTCGACGCGGAGCCGGAGGCGGGAATGCACATGCTAATTCTCGACGAGGTGCTCTACGCCGCGGATCGCGGCCTGCTCTCGGAGGATGACGTCCACGGCCTCATCGGCGCGAAACCCGACGGCCTCGAGTTGGTGCTCTCTGGGAGCCACGCGGAGCCGGCGTACCTCGAGGACCGCGCCGATCTCGTCACGAACGTTCGCAAAGTGAAACATCCGATCGACGACGGCCAGCGGGCCCGGCGCGGAACCGAGTTCTGA
- a CDS encoding CBS domain-containing protein: MSIGKLGPENVVTTSPDSNLEEATQTLENENVGALVVTEDDEPVGMLTDRDAALAIHDHDDVGSLSVEEIMAEDPATVHEDDDPLAISEAIKERNVRRFPIVDDDGELAGIATLDDLIATIGEELDNVADTIEAQSPDYSP, from the coding sequence ATGTCAATCGGCAAACTCGGCCCCGAAAACGTTGTCACGACTAGCCCCGACAGCAACCTCGAGGAGGCCACGCAGACGCTCGAGAACGAAAACGTCGGCGCGCTCGTCGTCACCGAGGACGACGAGCCGGTGGGGATGCTCACCGACCGCGACGCCGCGCTCGCGATCCACGATCACGACGACGTCGGCTCGCTCTCGGTCGAGGAGATCATGGCGGAGGACCCGGCGACGGTCCACGAAGACGACGATCCGCTCGCGATTTCGGAAGCGATCAAAGAGCGCAACGTGCGCCGGTTCCCGATCGTCGACGACGACGGCGAACTGGCCGGGATCGCGACGCTGGACGACCTGATCGCGACAATTGGCGAGGAGCTCGACAACGTCGCCGATACGATCGAAGCCCAGTCGCCCGACTACAGTCCGTAG